In a single window of the Papaver somniferum cultivar HN1 unplaced genomic scaffold, ASM357369v1 unplaced-scaffold_57, whole genome shotgun sequence genome:
- the LOC113343335 gene encoding uncharacterized protein At5g08430-like: MNPSNGVLRPALKSMKRTIRKKREFIGWGSTSLIEFLISIDKDPSQTCSLIDVSNIINEYITKNQLTDRVKKKRVVCDERLHSILGKSTVNRTKFLDLLEPHLLEYQDSSEEDGLGDNLEESEGASNPCKRQRRGLDKTNGTIRIKVAPHSCLASIVTQNIKLVYLKRSFIQNLTKELDTFDGKVVGSSVRVKGDPNDYLQKNSHQLMQVTGTQKASDTCDSSTGIILQLSNRSDGVQICMLSDDDFTEVKPPCPATLNLLSKTLLNSEECEDLRQRVKDGQVKRLTTWDLEGKARVLHQDITYHWIEKELALLRNLIDRASEKGSHREYPS; the protein is encoded by the exons ATGAATCCCTCCAATGGGGTCCTACGTCCTGCATTGAAGTCTATGAAAAGAACAATAAGAAAGAAAAGGGAGTTTATCGGGTGGGGGTCAACAAGTCTCATAGAATTTCTTATATCCATTGACAAGGATCCAAGCCAAACTTGTTCTCTAATTGATGTAAGCAACATCATCAACGAATATATAACCAAAAACCAGCTCACTGATCGAGTAAAGAAGAAAAGGGTTGTATGTGATGAAAGACTCCATTCTATTCTAGGGAAGAGCACAGTGAACCGTACTAAGTTTCTTGACTTGTTGGAACCACATTTACTTGAATACCAAGATTCATCAGAGGAGGATGGGTTGGGTGATAACTTGGAAGAGAGTGAAGGTGCTTCAAATCCTTGCAAAAGGCAAAGGAGGGGCTTGGACAAGACAAATGGGACAATTAGAATTAAGGTGGCTCCGCATAGCTGTCTTGCTTCTATAGTAACTCAAAACATCAAGTTGGTTTACTTGAAAAGGAGCTTCATTCAGAATCTAACAAAGGAGCTTGATACCTTCGATGGCAAAGTGGTTGGAAGCTCTGTGAGGGTCAAAGGAGACCCTAATGACTATCTCCAGAAAAACTCGCACCAGCTTATGCAAGTTACTG GGACACAAAAGGCTTCGGACACATGTGACAGTAGTACAGGAATTATCTTGCAACTCTCAAATAGGAGTGACGGTGTCCAGATTTGCATGCTGTCGGATGATGATTTCACTGAGGTGAAACCTCCTTGTCCTGCCACATTAA ACCTATTGTCCAAGACACTGCTTAATTCT GAAGAGTGTGAGGATTTACGTCAACGTGTGAAAGACGGTCAGGTGAAGAGGCTCACTACT TGGGATCTTGAAGGGAAGGCCAGAGTCCTGCACCAGGATATCACATATCAT TGGATTGAAAAAGAGCTTGCCCTGTTGCGAAATCTGATTGACCGAGCAAGTGAGAAGGGATCGCACAGAGAATATCCTTCATGA